One genomic region from Muriicola soli encodes:
- a CDS encoding DNA gyrase/topoisomerase IV subunit A, with translation MEEHEDGQLGTEESQEGQQEALTRVTGMYKDWFLDYASYVILERAVPAIEDGFKPVQRRIMHALKELDDGRYNKVANVVGHTMQYHPHGDASIADAMVQIGQKDLLIDTQGNWGNILTGDGAAASRYIEARLSKFALDVVFSPKITEWQASYDGRKKEPVNLPVKFPLLLAQGAEGIAVGLSTKILPHNFNELIDASIKHLKGQRFKLYPDFPTAGIIDVTNYSDGMRGGKIRIRARISQLDKNTLVINEIPYGTNTSSLIDSILKANDKGKIKIKKIEDNTAADVEILIHLPGGISPDKTIDALYAFTACESSISPLGCIIEDNKPLFIGVQEMLERSTEHTVELLKAELEIQLGELEEQWHFASLERIFIENRIYRDIEEEETWEGVISAIDKGLKPHTANLKRAVTQEDIVRLTEIRIKRISKFDIDKAQQLIDSLEDKIAQIKNNLANLVDYAIDYFKELKSKYGKERERKSEIRIFDEIEATKVVIRNTKLYVNREEGFIGTSLKRDEYVTDCSDIDDIIVFTKSGHMMITKVDSKTFVEKNIIHVAVFKKKDKRTTYNMIYKDGRGGASYVKRFNVTAVTRDKMYDLTSGKAQSDVLYFSANPNGEAEVVTVILRQAGNIKKLKWELDFADVLIKGRGSKGNIVTKYSVKRIELKEKGLSTLKPRKIWFDDTIQRLNVDGRGELLGEFTSEDRLLMISQKGVVKTAIPDLIMRFDDDMIVLEKWVPNKPLTAIYWEGEKELFYVKRFLIENPDKEEVIITAHPKSYLEKVFTDYRPVAEVVFAKKRGQDRKDNLEINLEEFIGLKGITAMGNQLTKEKVLEINSKQPLPYDEPEKHEAVDIEVVDEENVEADQKKTPEQKSKGKKGSKDDESQTKLF, from the coding sequence ATGGAGGAACATGAAGATGGGCAATTAGGGACAGAGGAGAGCCAGGAAGGACAACAGGAGGCGCTTACCAGGGTCACAGGCATGTACAAGGACTGGTTTCTGGATTACGCTTCTTATGTAATTCTGGAACGGGCAGTCCCGGCAATCGAAGACGGATTTAAGCCTGTGCAACGCAGGATCATGCACGCCTTAAAAGAGTTGGATGACGGGCGTTACAACAAAGTAGCTAATGTAGTGGGCCATACCATGCAGTATCACCCTCATGGGGATGCAAGTATTGCTGATGCCATGGTTCAAATTGGGCAAAAAGATCTGCTAATCGATACCCAGGGCAACTGGGGAAACATTCTTACCGGAGACGGAGCTGCCGCATCTCGTTATATCGAGGCGCGTCTTTCCAAATTTGCCCTTGACGTAGTTTTCAGTCCTAAGATTACAGAGTGGCAGGCTTCTTATGACGGCAGAAAAAAGGAGCCGGTAAATCTGCCCGTAAAATTTCCCCTACTTCTTGCTCAGGGAGCTGAAGGTATTGCAGTTGGACTATCGACAAAGATATTACCCCACAACTTCAACGAACTTATAGACGCCTCCATAAAACATTTGAAAGGACAGCGATTTAAATTATATCCTGATTTTCCCACTGCCGGGATCATAGATGTTACCAATTACAGCGATGGGATGCGTGGCGGTAAGATTCGTATCAGGGCCAGGATTTCTCAGTTGGATAAGAATACTTTGGTAATCAATGAGATTCCTTATGGAACCAATACTTCCTCTTTAATTGATTCTATCCTTAAGGCCAATGACAAAGGGAAGATCAAGATCAAAAAGATTGAAGACAACACCGCAGCCGACGTTGAAATATTGATCCACTTGCCCGGGGGGATTTCTCCTGACAAAACCATCGATGCCCTTTACGCATTTACAGCCTGTGAGAGCTCCATATCTCCTTTGGGCTGTATTATAGAAGACAATAAGCCCTTGTTTATTGGCGTACAGGAAATGTTGGAGCGATCCACCGAGCATACAGTTGAGCTCCTTAAGGCAGAACTGGAAATACAATTGGGGGAACTGGAAGAGCAGTGGCATTTTGCCTCCCTGGAACGCATCTTTATTGAAAACCGCATTTACCGAGATATAGAGGAAGAGGAGACCTGGGAAGGGGTTATTAGTGCGATCGACAAAGGCCTTAAGCCCCATACAGCCAATTTAAAAAGGGCGGTAACCCAAGAGGATATTGTAAGGCTTACTGAGATCAGGATTAAAAGGATCTCTAAGTTTGATATAGATAAGGCCCAGCAATTAATTGACAGTCTTGAGGATAAGATCGCCCAGATTAAGAATAATCTGGCCAACCTGGTGGATTATGCCATCGATTATTTTAAAGAGCTGAAAAGCAAATACGGGAAAGAACGGGAGCGCAAGTCGGAGATCCGCATCTTTGACGAAATTGAAGCTACCAAGGTTGTAATAAGAAATACAAAGCTCTACGTAAACCGGGAGGAAGGGTTTATCGGGACTTCACTCAAAAGGGATGAATATGTTACCGACTGCAGTGATATCGATGACATCATTGTCTTTACGAAAAGCGGCCACATGATGATCACTAAGGTAGACAGCAAGACTTTTGTTGAAAAGAACATCATTCATGTCGCTGTCTTCAAGAAAAAAGATAAGCGAACCACTTATAACATGATTTACAAAGATGGCAGAGGAGGTGCGAGCTATGTAAAGCGTTTTAACGTAACGGCCGTAACCAGAGATAAGATGTACGATCTTACTTCCGGGAAAGCTCAGTCTGATGTCCTCTATTTCTCCGCTAATCCAAATGGGGAAGCAGAGGTGGTTACTGTAATTTTACGGCAGGCGGGGAATATTAAAAAACTGAAGTGGGAGCTCGATTTTGCAGACGTGCTGATCAAGGGAAGGGGTTCTAAAGGAAATATTGTCACCAAATACTCAGTTAAAAGGATAGAACTCAAGGAAAAAGGCCTCTCTACACTCAAGCCCAGAAAAATTTGGTTCGACGATACGATACAGCGACTCAACGTTGATGGTAGGGGCGAGTTGTTAGGTGAATTCACCAGTGAAGATCGCTTGTTGATGATCAGTCAAAAGGGGGTCGTAAAGACCGCAATACCGGATCTGATCATGAGGTTTGATGATGACATGATTGTTTTGGAGAAATGGGTGCCTAACAAGCCTCTAACGGCCATTTATTGGGAAGGAGAGAAAGAATTGTTCTACGTAAAACGATTTCTGATCGAAAATCCGGACAAAGAAGAGGTCATTATTACAGCACATCCGAAATCTTATCTCGAAAAAGTATTTACAGACTACCGGCCGGTGGCCGAGGTGGTCTTTGCCAAGAAAAGAGGGCAGGACCGCAAAGATAATTTAGAGATCAATTTAGAGGAGTTTATCGGGCTCAAAGGCATCACTGCTATGGGCAACCAGCTAACTAAAGAGAAAGTCCTGGAAATTAATTCCAAACAGCCTTTACCTTACGATGAACCTGAGAAGCACGAGGCCGTGGATATCGAAGTTGTAGATGAAGAAAATGTGGAGGCGGATCAGAAAAAAACTCCTGAACAAAAATCAAAAGGCAAAAAAGGCTCAAAGGACGATGAGAGTCAAACTAAATTGTTTTGA
- a CDS encoding TerC family protein produces the protein MFDILTSPDAWVALLTLTFLEIILGIDNIVFISIAANKLPEQEQKKATFWGLVLAMVQRILLLFAVSLLIGLKKPFYYVESSWFTAGISGQALILLLGGLFLLYKSTSEIHEKVELPEHDEEELKSKNLVTLPKALFQILIIDFIFSIDSILTAVGMTNGIGDHPNDALILMIIAVVISIIIMIVFANAIRVFINKHPSMQLLALSFLILIGFMLIAEAAHLSHASFFGSEVGTIPKGYLYFAISFSLLVEFLNMKYRKKEEIIDDMEEEEESAK, from the coding sequence ATGTTCGACATTCTCACTAGTCCGGATGCCTGGGTTGCCTTACTCACCCTGACCTTCCTTGAGATCATCCTCGGAATTGACAATATTGTTTTTATTTCTATCGCCGCCAATAAACTCCCCGAACAAGAACAGAAAAAAGCTACGTTCTGGGGCCTGGTCCTGGCCATGGTTCAGCGAATTCTCCTGCTTTTTGCCGTTTCCCTGCTCATTGGCCTAAAAAAACCTTTTTACTATGTTGAAAGCTCGTGGTTTACAGCAGGTATAAGCGGGCAGGCGCTTATTTTGTTGTTGGGCGGACTCTTTCTGCTCTATAAAAGTACTTCTGAAATTCACGAAAAAGTTGAATTACCTGAGCATGATGAGGAAGAACTCAAATCGAAAAATCTCGTTACGCTGCCCAAAGCATTATTTCAAATCCTGATCATCGATTTTATCTTTTCCATAGACTCTATCCTGACGGCGGTGGGAATGACGAACGGAATTGGTGACCATCCCAACGACGCCTTAATCCTGATGATTATTGCCGTTGTCATTTCCATTATTATTATGATTGTTTTTGCCAACGCAATACGGGTTTTTATCAACAAGCATCCCTCTATGCAGCTGCTTGCACTTTCTTTCCTCATTCTGATTGGTTTTATGCTGATCGCGGAAGCCGCACACCTGAGTCACGCCAGTTTCTTTGGTTCTGAAGTTGGAACGATCCCAAAAGGTTACCTTTACTTCGCCATCTCTTTCTCCCTGCTGGTGGAATTCCTGAATATGAAATACAGAAAAAAGGAGGAGATCATAGATGATATGGAAGAAGAGGAAGAATCAGCCAAATAA
- the ychF gene encoding redox-regulated ATPase YchF translates to MKAGIVGLPNVGKSTLFNCLSNAKAQSANFPFCTIEPNIGVVNVPDQRLEKLEELVNPERVIPATVDIVDIAGLVKGASKGEGLGNQFLGNIRETDAILHVLRCFDDDNVVHVDGSVDPIRDKETIDMELQLKDLESVEKKLDKVKRAAKTGNKEAIKEEAVLLKVKENLEAGISVRAIEIGKEDKKEFISPLQLITDKPVLYVCNVDESAAVSGNAYVEQVKKATAAENAEILVLAVGTEADISELETYEERQLFLEDLGLDEPGSSKLIRAAYTLLNLHTYFTAGEKEVRAWTIPVGATAPQAAGVIHTDFEKGFIRAEVISYNDYVTFGSEIKVKEAGKMRVEGKEYVVKDGDVMHFRFNV, encoded by the coding sequence ATGAAAGCAGGTATAGTAGGACTACCCAATGTAGGTAAATCGACCTTATTTAATTGTTTGTCCAATGCGAAAGCCCAGAGCGCCAATTTTCCATTTTGTACCATCGAGCCTAACATAGGAGTCGTAAACGTACCCGATCAACGCCTGGAAAAGCTCGAAGAATTGGTCAATCCCGAAAGAGTAATTCCTGCTACTGTTGACATTGTGGATATAGCCGGACTCGTTAAAGGAGCCAGTAAGGGTGAAGGATTGGGAAATCAATTTCTGGGCAATATTCGGGAAACTGATGCAATTCTGCACGTGCTTCGGTGCTTTGACGATGACAATGTAGTACATGTGGACGGCTCTGTAGACCCCATACGCGATAAGGAAACTATAGATATGGAACTACAGCTAAAAGACCTGGAAAGCGTGGAAAAGAAATTAGACAAGGTAAAACGGGCAGCAAAAACAGGAAACAAAGAAGCCATCAAAGAAGAAGCTGTTCTATTAAAGGTCAAGGAAAATCTGGAAGCCGGTATATCTGTGAGGGCAATAGAAATTGGTAAAGAAGATAAAAAAGAGTTTATTTCCCCCCTGCAATTGATCACAGACAAGCCCGTGCTTTATGTGTGTAATGTAGACGAGTCGGCAGCCGTTTCAGGCAATGCCTATGTTGAGCAGGTAAAAAAGGCCACAGCCGCTGAAAATGCTGAGATCCTTGTTTTGGCGGTAGGTACTGAAGCTGATATTTCAGAGTTGGAAACCTATGAAGAACGCCAACTGTTTTTAGAAGACTTAGGCCTCGATGAGCCCGGGTCCTCAAAGCTTATCAGGGCGGCATATACGCTTCTGAATCTCCACACCTATTTCACCGCCGGGGAGAAAGAGGTAAGGGCCTGGACTATACCTGTAGGTGCCACTGCACCTCAGGCTGCCGGAGTAATCCACACCGATTTTGAAAAAGGATTTATCAGGGCTGAGGTAATTTCCTATAACGATTATGTTACCTTTGGGAGTGAAATCAAGGTGAAGGAAGCCGGAAAAATGCGGGTGGAAGGAAAAGAATATGTGGTTAAGGACGGAGATGTGATGCATTTTCGATTTAATGTCTAG
- a CDS encoding DNA topoisomerase IV, translating to MKNTRYLLLLILIACSACYNPPRDCTAYKEGTFRFTAIIDGEEKTTTFERSKDQEIDYFEGKADTSSIRWINDCEYIVKKIRPRDAAEEKSIHMKILTTTDSSYTFEYGLVGSANKSKGIAYKVN from the coding sequence ATGAAAAACACAAGGTATTTATTGTTGCTCATACTCATAGCCTGTTCGGCTTGTTATAATCCTCCACGAGATTGTACAGCATATAAGGAAGGTACCTTCCGCTTTACCGCCATCATCGACGGGGAAGAAAAAACTACGACCTTTGAGAGGTCAAAAGATCAGGAAATTGATTACTTTGAGGGCAAAGCAGACACATCCTCCATTCGGTGGATCAATGACTGCGAATACATCGTAAAGAAAATTAGGCCAAGGGATGCCGCTGAGGAAAAATCGATCCACATGAAAATCCTGACAACAACTGACAGTTCCTATACCTTTGAATACGGCCTGGTAGGCAGCGCTAATAAGTCGAAAGGAATTGCCTACAAAGTAAACTGA
- the speB gene encoding agmatinase, producing the protein MSNTIRLQGFLFDEKSSFLRGAAKAPPEIRAAYHSSSANYFSENGKEVQPGIFEDKGDYKIDEYFDIESITAANINDNQRVISLGGDHSISYPVIKAVHQQFGPMEILHIDAHGDLYDNFDGDPYSHACPFARVMEDKLASRLVQIGVRTLNTHQREQAEKFGVQIIEMKDFKVDAIPAFTKPLYLSVDIDALDPGCAPGVSHQEPGGLTTRELLHIIQSIKGPIIAADIVEYNPDRDQNKMTAMVCAKIFREILSKMTTDLP; encoded by the coding sequence ATGTCAAACACAATACGCCTCCAGGGGTTTTTATTCGACGAAAAATCGTCCTTTCTAAGAGGGGCTGCTAAGGCACCACCGGAAATTAGGGCAGCTTATCACAGTTCATCGGCAAATTATTTTTCAGAAAACGGCAAAGAAGTACAGCCCGGGATTTTTGAGGACAAGGGCGATTATAAAATTGATGAATACTTTGATATAGAAAGTATTACTGCTGCCAATATCAATGATAACCAAAGGGTAATAAGTCTGGGAGGGGATCATTCCATCAGTTATCCTGTGATTAAAGCTGTTCATCAACAATTCGGGCCGATGGAGATCCTGCATATAGACGCCCATGGCGATCTGTACGATAATTTTGATGGAGACCCCTACTCCCATGCATGCCCTTTTGCAAGAGTGATGGAAGACAAACTGGCCAGCAGGCTGGTACAAATTGGTGTTCGGACTTTAAATACGCATCAGCGGGAGCAGGCAGAGAAATTTGGTGTGCAGATCATCGAAATGAAGGACTTTAAAGTGGACGCCATACCTGCATTTACCAAGCCTCTATATCTCTCTGTGGATATTGATGCGCTTGATCCGGGCTGCGCCCCGGGTGTTTCACACCAGGAACCGGGAGGTTTAACCACCCGGGAATTACTTCATATCATTCAATCTATAAAAGGGCCAATTATTGCGGCTGATATCGTTGAATACAATCCCGATCGGGATCAGAATAAAATGACCGCCATGGTTTGTGCAAAGATTTTTAGGGAAATACTTTCAAAAATGACAACGGATCTCCCATAA
- a CDS encoding carboxypeptidase-like regulatory domain-containing protein, whose translation MNPLRFLPFFIFLFLCLSASAQSLRGTILDKDTGEAIPYATVQIGLGKGTIANEEGVFGLNLNYTATDSLLISSMGYKQKRILASSLTDGVIIYMVPSTIELSEVLLRNRMPTAEEIIREVRAALPTNYAAEEQKYQMFYRATNYMNFNDLEVEIKKATAIPKSQVAKASKQLDSLAKAIMASRLIEFQDYSGSILLKDKDSSKIVIDRATKLIDSRKDFSLDNVQEKAQNIILQYLDTTLTYKLKTGLFKIEDSLNFDQDDFDNDKKLVFGNKEVKSSLLRTLKTSQWFEFSFLDKILNTDSYRFSLDGASYFQDNPIYVVSFRPRRSKSKFSGKLYISSYDFAVLKADYAFSEGKEGKKFNMKLLLGVKFVENKNEGTILYKQNPGGTYHPYYIKRDFGNYVYLSRPLKFIENSEEREKVIFDFTFEGEGREKKELLILSSGPLDMMEFTKLEEPKTIPYTLLEQYEASVWENSQIIEPLEEMKNFKVSN comes from the coding sequence TTGAATCCATTACGTTTCCTCCCCTTTTTTATATTTCTTTTTTTATGTCTCTCAGCCAGTGCCCAGAGTTTGAGGGGTACCATTTTGGACAAAGACACCGGTGAAGCTATTCCCTATGCCACGGTACAAATTGGATTGGGCAAAGGAACCATTGCAAATGAAGAAGGTGTTTTTGGACTAAACCTCAATTATACAGCGACAGACAGCCTGCTTATCTCATCCATGGGGTACAAACAAAAGAGAATTTTGGCAAGTTCCTTAACTGATGGTGTGATCATCTACATGGTACCCTCAACCATTGAACTCAGCGAAGTGCTGCTGAGAAACCGAATGCCAACGGCTGAGGAGATCATCAGGGAAGTGCGGGCTGCATTGCCCACAAACTATGCAGCCGAGGAGCAAAAGTATCAGATGTTCTACCGTGCAACGAATTACATGAATTTCAACGACCTGGAAGTTGAAATTAAAAAAGCAACAGCAATACCCAAATCGCAGGTAGCCAAGGCGAGTAAACAACTCGATTCACTGGCGAAGGCCATCATGGCCAGCCGATTGATCGAATTTCAGGATTACAGCGGCTCCATTCTTTTAAAGGACAAAGACTCCAGCAAAATTGTCATCGACAGGGCTACCAAATTAATTGACAGCAGAAAGGATTTCTCCCTGGACAACGTCCAGGAAAAAGCTCAGAATATCATCCTTCAGTATTTAGATACTACCCTGACATATAAGTTAAAAACAGGGCTATTTAAAATTGAAGACTCGCTTAATTTTGATCAGGACGACTTTGATAATGACAAAAAACTGGTTTTTGGCAACAAGGAAGTGAAGTCATCGCTGCTGAGAACACTCAAAACATCTCAGTGGTTTGAATTCTCTTTTCTGGACAAAATATTGAATACCGATTCTTATCGATTTTCTCTTGACGGGGCTTCGTATTTCCAGGACAATCCCATCTATGTGGTCTCCTTTCGTCCCCGCAGGTCGAAATCAAAGTTTAGCGGAAAATTGTACATCTCTTCCTATGATTTTGCCGTCTTAAAGGCTGATTATGCCTTTAGCGAAGGTAAAGAAGGAAAAAAATTCAACATGAAGCTTCTGTTAGGGGTTAAGTTTGTGGAAAATAAAAATGAGGGCACCATTTTGTACAAACAGAACCCTGGTGGTACATACCATCCCTATTACATCAAGAGGGATTTTGGAAATTATGTTTATCTGAGCAGGCCGCTAAAATTTATAGAAAACAGCGAAGAACGCGAAAAAGTTATTTTCGATTTTACTTTTGAAGGAGAGGGCCGGGAAAAAAAGGAATTGCTGATCCTTTCGAGCGGCCCCCTGGATATGATGGAATTTACAAAGCTCGAAGAACCTAAGACAATACCCTATACACTCCTGGAACAGTATGAAGCGTCTGTGTGGGAGAACAGCCAGATCATTGAACCTCTGGAGGAAATGAAGAATTTTAAAGTAAGTAATTAG
- a CDS encoding DNA topoisomerase IV subunit B, with amino-acid sequence MAQTQYTEENIRSLDWKEHIRLRPGMYIGKLGDGSSADDGIYILLKEVIDNCIDEFVMGAGKTIEISIPGDRVIVRDFGRGIPLGKVVDVVSKMNTGGKYDTRAFKKSVGLNGVGTKAVNALSSFFRVESTRDGKSKSADFEYGNLVTEEFLEETSRRRGTKVVFTPDENIFKKYKYRNEYVERMLRNYVYLNPGLTIVFNGEKFFSENGLKDLLEDNNSPEDLLYPIIHLKGEDIEVAITHSKTQYSEEYHSFVNGQHTTQGGTHQSAFREALVKTIRDFYGKNYDASDIRKSIISAISIKVMEPVFESQTKTKLGSTDMGGELPTVRTYINDFIGKQLDNYLHKNPETAEKIQRKIMTAEKERKELSGIRKLARERAKKASLHNKKLRDCRIHLADMKSERRLESTLFITEGDSASGSITKSRDVNTQAVFSLRGKPLNSYGMSKKIVYENEEFNLLQAALNIEESMEDLRYNNIVIATDADVDGMHIRLLLITFFLQFFPELIKENHLYILQTPLFRVRNKKETIYCYSQDEKRAAIEKLSGKPEITRFKGLGEISPDEFKHFIGDDIRLEPVMLDKALSIEELLQFYMGKNTPNRQQFIINNLKVEVDLIDQE; translated from the coding sequence ATGGCACAAACCCAATATACTGAAGAGAATATCAGGTCTCTCGACTGGAAGGAGCACATACGTTTGCGCCCTGGGATGTATATAGGGAAATTGGGCGACGGCTCCTCGGCCGATGACGGCATTTATATCCTCCTCAAAGAAGTTATAGATAATTGCATTGACGAATTTGTGATGGGCGCCGGTAAGACCATAGAGATCTCTATTCCCGGTGACCGTGTCATCGTTCGTGATTTTGGAAGGGGGATACCCCTGGGAAAAGTGGTTGATGTGGTTTCTAAAATGAATACGGGCGGCAAGTATGACACTCGTGCGTTTAAGAAGTCGGTCGGACTCAACGGAGTTGGAACAAAGGCCGTAAATGCCCTTTCTTCCTTTTTTAGGGTCGAATCGACCAGAGATGGGAAGTCGAAATCTGCCGACTTTGAATACGGTAATCTTGTCACTGAGGAATTCCTGGAAGAAACCTCGCGCAGAAGGGGGACCAAGGTGGTTTTCACCCCCGATGAGAACATCTTTAAAAAGTACAAATACCGAAATGAGTATGTAGAACGCATGCTCAGAAATTACGTATATCTCAATCCCGGCCTGACTATCGTCTTCAATGGAGAAAAATTCTTCTCAGAGAACGGACTGAAAGACCTATTGGAGGATAACAACAGTCCTGAAGATCTCTTATATCCTATTATTCATTTGAAAGGAGAAGACATTGAAGTGGCCATAACACATAGCAAGACCCAGTACAGTGAGGAATACCATTCATTTGTGAACGGGCAGCATACCACTCAGGGCGGAACACACCAGTCGGCTTTTCGCGAGGCCCTGGTAAAAACGATACGCGACTTTTACGGCAAGAATTACGATGCTTCAGATATAAGAAAGAGTATTATTTCAGCGATTTCGATTAAGGTTATGGAGCCTGTTTTTGAGAGTCAGACCAAAACCAAACTCGGGTCAACTGATATGGGTGGTGAGCTACCCACAGTCCGCACCTATATCAACGATTTTATTGGCAAGCAGTTAGACAACTATCTTCACAAGAATCCCGAGACGGCAGAAAAGATCCAACGCAAGATCATGACGGCCGAAAAGGAACGCAAAGAACTTTCGGGAATCCGCAAGCTCGCCAGGGAGAGGGCAAAGAAAGCCAGTCTTCACAATAAGAAATTACGCGATTGTCGTATCCATTTGGCAGATATGAAAAGTGAAAGGCGGCTCGAGAGCACTCTGTTTATCACTGAGGGAGATTCTGCATCGGGTTCTATTACAAAATCCAGGGACGTTAACACCCAGGCGGTTTTCAGTCTCAGAGGTAAGCCTCTGAACTCCTACGGCATGTCTAAAAAAATCGTGTACGAGAATGAGGAATTTAATCTTCTTCAAGCTGCACTGAACATCGAAGAATCCATGGAGGATCTTCGGTACAACAATATAGTCATCGCTACGGATGCGGATGTAGACGGGATGCACATCAGGCTTTTACTGATTACTTTCTTTCTGCAATTCTTTCCCGAATTGATCAAAGAAAACCATTTGTACATCTTGCAAACGCCATTATTCAGGGTTCGGAATAAAAAGGAGACTATCTATTGCTACAGTCAGGACGAGAAAAGAGCAGCTATCGAAAAGCTAAGTGGTAAACCTGAGATTACCCGTTTCAAGGGTCTTGGGGAAATTTCTCCTGATGAATTCAAACATTTTATAGGCGATGATATCCGTCTGGAGCCTGTAATGCTGGATAAGGCACTTTCCATTGAGGAATTATTGCAGTTTTATATGGGAAAAAACACACCCAATCGTCAACAGTTCATTATAAACAATCTTAAAGTAGAAGTTGATCTTATTGATCAAGAGTAA
- a CDS encoding helix-turn-helix transcriptional regulator: protein MVNTEGFIARLEKVLDFYSLSAAAFADKIGVQRSSISHLLTGRNKPSLEFVMKVVQSYPEVNLYWLLNGKGNFPAKVKTENLTVSQADENPPTSSAKKEIKKILVLYEDGSFEAFEQFPEI from the coding sequence ATGGTAAACACGGAGGGATTTATCGCAAGACTCGAGAAGGTGCTCGACTTTTACAGTCTGTCGGCAGCCGCATTTGCCGATAAGATTGGGGTGCAACGATCCAGTATTTCTCATCTTTTGACGGGGAGAAATAAGCCGAGTCTTGAATTCGTCATGAAGGTGGTTCAGTCCTACCCCGAGGTAAATCTTTATTGGCTGCTCAACGGAAAGGGAAATTTTCCTGCTAAAGTGAAAACAGAAAATCTTACTGTATCACAAGCCGATGAGAACCCACCAACCTCTTCTGCGAAAAAAGAAATAAAAAAAATTCTGGTACTCTACGAGGACGGCAGCTTTGAAGCCTTTGAACAATTTCCTGAAATCTGA